AAAAATGCATGTCTCTAAGGGTAAAATAATGGAAAATGTTTTAGGGACTCTTTAGACATTAGGCCCTGAAAATGGCTTTAAAATTTATACCCTTTTGGAGCTAATCTTCAAGCACAGATGTGCATTATACTTTAGTTTTTATTGAGAAATGTCTTTGTGTGTGTACCTAATTAAAAGGCAAGATTTATTCCattgtattttttccttttaattcgcCTAAGTATCTTGGATACCGTATGCCACTCTGTAAAGTGTCATTTGTGTGTAATTTGAAAATTTcaaaagtaaaattttaaaaatgttttgctgtTGCCAGAAAGGATTTGATGTGTTCAATGCACTAGACttaatggaaaacaaaacattcCTGGAAAAGCTCAAGTTTGGGATTGGAGATGGAAATTTGCAGTATTACTTGTACAACTGGAGATGTCCAGGCATGGAATCTGAAAAGGTAAGGGAGAAAAATGAGTTCCTGAATTCCATTAGATGAAATGGTACATTAATTTACACTGGCCAACAATGGGCAGAAGTTTTAAAAATACTGTAATTGGCCCTGTTTGTGATCCATAATTGAGATGCAGAAGACTGCTGATGTTTAGGTTTACTGCCATACTTGAACTAAAATACtgtatttttcttcttcctttaggTTGGTCTTGTATTACAATGAGAACGTTTATGTTTCTAGAACTCTTGAGGTCATCCTTTGAGTTAATTTGATCTCCATAACTCTTGAAATGGTCTTGTTCAAGAGGAGTAAAAGCACAACGTCAGTGATACTGAAATAGTCCATTAAATCTGATCAATGAAGACATCCACATGTGACCAAATTTATGCATTTTCAGATAGATCAGACGGTTCATGAAACTCTTCTATTGTCCATGAAAAGAATAAAAAGCACATTCATTTAAGTTTCAAAGCTTAGCTTGCACCTGGATGAGAAGAAGGTATTTTTTTCCACTCTGTAGAAAAGACTGTTTTGTATAAACTGAACTTCAGTGGTGGATTAGGGTACAAAAATATTTGCTATTATGTGGATGAACTGCTGCATTTCTATTTATTAAGTGGTGATGTATGTATGTCAGTGTAACAGAATGAAGGATACAAACTGGAGTATCTTTGCTTATTTACTTAACATGGATATCATCCTTTGGGGGGAAAATCATGAAGTATGATACTTTGTAGCTCTATGAAAGTCCTGGATGTTTTGTAACTGGAGCAGTATGACAGTGTACTGGTTTAACTAGTGCATTTGTTTCTCCATAAGCAACGCTGCCAAATCAATAAAAAATACAGATTTGTACTTTGATCTTCAATAGATCAGTGGATTGATTTAACAGTATCGCACTGTTCAGTGCAGGTGTTATCTATGTTGCCAGAATGATAATACATTACTGTACTTAATTTACAGTTGTGGCACAATACCTTAGTTTTTCCTCAGTAGAATAACATCAGCCTGTGTGTAAAACTAAGAATTTTAGTAGTGCTATCAGGATATTTATAATTTGAATGTTTTCAACGCTTCTGCGAAATTGCACATATTCCTTTGTCTACTCTGATTTCCTATGAAGTCTGTAATTCTAATGAAAAGTACTTTGTGTAAATATGTATTCATAAATTGTTCCTGGTAGTGTTTTTATCCTGACTTTGGAACAAGAAGTTTTGCTATATATGTGGCTGGTAAGCAGAAGAGAAATGCTCTGCCCTCAGTCCTTGGAAGTCTCTGTGCTGCACTTCCTGAAATGTAGAAGGACTGATCTTTGTTGTTGGGTGGAGCTGTTTTAATTCCCTCATGAATGCTCGGCAATGGGAGTGGCTTCTGAAGCACTTTATATGCATTCCAGCATAGCGTCATAGCTAGAGAGGATAGCAGTTCTTTCAGCTCATGGATGCTGCAGAAGCGTGAGCACTGAGAAAATCTGTGTTAAAAAACTGTTCTAGCTGAAAGTGCCAAATTGTGGTATAGTGAAGCCTCTGTGCTGTGAGCATCTTTTGAATGTGACTTGAATATCTCATGAAATGCAAATGTCTGACTTTCCTTTTAAACATGCCTGTAATTCTGACAGCAGATTTTGCTGAAAGTTTAATTCTGTACATGAAGATAAATTTGTCTGTTCTTCATAACTGTTAGCCCTACCCACTACCTTGTAGCAGTGGGGTTTTTCTTTCTTCCCGCTCCTTTTCCACTGTGTGAATGGtttgtggtttggtttctttttcttgttgAATTGTGGTGAGAGGATTCTGCCCTAGAAACAGTGATAAATACTTTCCCTTATGCATTATAGCTGATTAAAGCATTCGACCTCCTTCAAACAAAGGAAGGGACTGAACGTGGTTTGTTTGACCCCTGGCCGTGCACCAGCTCAGGACCTCATGAATTTAAAAGGACTTCACAGGAAATCTCACAGTGCAGTTGGGCTTACATCTCTGGCCACTCTTGATACCTCCCTCCTAGTAGCAGTCAAAGCAGGTGGTGCAGAGACAGCTTGGACTCTGTGTGAGGCCTGAGCAGAATTAAGTGCCTGAAAATGTCATTGATGGTAGCGATACCTGAAGTAACAAGAAGGATTTAATCTTGACTCCATCAAAGATTTAAGTTTTTATCTCCTAGAAGACAAGGTGGTGCCTCCTTGGCACACATTTTCCTGGATCACtctgggatgaggttcaccaaggagCTCAGTGTGTTCCTCTTCAGCTCTTAAAGGCAGAGCCTCAGCAGTCCTCACTCAGGGCTGCCTGAGGtgagctgggacagcagggcaTAGCTCTGTCCTCATAGCAAAGATACTTCCTTGCTGAGACAGCCCAGGTGATCACAGCCCAGGTGAAGGATATGTTatgttctctgcctttcttcccctcaAAAAATTGTGGTGGAAGAAATGTTAGGCAGATGATTTCTTTTCTCCTCTGAAATCAGAAGGCAGATCCTCCCAAGTATTGTCCTTTGTATAACTGAGGCCATGACAGCACCAAGTATGTCCAGGTAGAAGACATACATGAACGTGGGTTTCCTGCAGCCTGGCTTCTGCCTGAATCTTCAGATTAGGGCACATGAAGGAAGGAGCATGGCCAGTCTTGTGCTCTCTTCTAGTAAAATAGTGCCATTTGCTTCTGAATTCAGGGATAAACTTCTGTCTGGCTCCCTCTGCATGTTCACTAGGGGGCTGGAGGGCAGAGACGTGCTCCTGTAGAAGCTGTGCAGCACTGTAGCTGAGAGAGAAAATTTATCAGCCAGATCATGAGGGAAACAGGCATCTAAGCCTGAGTGTTTGGGCAGCTCTTGAAGAGTTCTCTTCATGGACCTGTGTGTGTTAAGCATGGCCTCTTCTGTCCTGCTGAGTGCTCTTCACTTGTAGTGTTTAGCTGAAGTATCACAGCATCAAGAGGACTTGAATCTTGAAGGTGTCCCAGCCTGCACCCACATAATAAGACTCCAGATGTGAAAATTGTGGCAACTCACTTAGACTTCCTAGGCAGGTACTAAACAAAAGGTGAATATATGTGTGATTTATGTGGGGCCACTGTCAGGAGCTCAGTAGGAGAGACCCTTCTCTTGTTTCCAGGGTTGAACCTGTGTGCATTAGTCCTGCTATGAGGGTAAGACTCCCCAGAACCTAATAGGTGTTTGCAAAGGCTTGCCAAATGTAAAGCTTGCTCTACCACCTTTTGCACCCGGCTTTTTAAACATCTGTTATTTCTTTCCCAAAGTAACTTCCTATCTGCAGAGGGAAGCCAAATCCCTGAAGACAGAGATTGACCTGGGCAGGCAGTGAAGTGCTTGAAAGATGATTGCTGTGCTTATGTTCTTTACCAAAGCTAATCCTTATGCTCTGTCTAAATGCTACAACTCTTATGTTATGGTTAGCCAGCCTGGGAATGAAACACACTAGTGCTAGCATGCCTTCAAGTTTTATGCACTCAGAAATCCAGAAAAAAGGACTTGTATCAAGGACTGTGAAGCAAGGCAAAGAAATCTCACCTCTTCTTGAACCCTCAGACACAGACAAAAATTGTAGCATTTAAATGCTGTGTTTAAACTTCAAGGAGCATCATGACTACACAATCACTGATCATTGCTAGTGCCTGCCTTCATAGTTGGTATCATGAACTAAAGCAATGTCTAAATAAATTCAAAATACAGATGAGCTATTGGATGGCAGTGGAAGTCTGGATTAACAAATCTCTGAAAAATAATGTAAATTGTACCTTTTAAGGAACAACAAAAGTTACTCAGTTAAGGTATTTTATGCTTTCTTCTACAAGTAAATTCCTAGGCTGTTGATTGCCTGAATTGCAGTGCTATTTCCCTTCCTTCCTACCACCCAACACCCTCATTAGAAAATTGTTCATAGTCCCCTGTAAAATTAAAGGAAACTCAGAAATTACATTTACAGTCTTGTAGCAGTTACAGTTCTCATCTACGTTATATAAAACAGTATATGGCTTATGTCAGTTTCCTGGGAAATAATGTTAGATTTCATTTAGAGATCTAATGGAGTTTAGGTTTACATTTTCTCAGAGGATATGTGTTAATAGTTTGCATAtggaagtatttttttttaatactgcagCAGTAGTAATTTGGATTTGTATTTGGAAATAGCTTTTCCTTCAGCATACCATGCACCAGGAATCAGGTGGAACCCAAGTCTGCATACATTTGTGACCAAAAACAAGTTGTTCAGCAAAACAAACTATAATAAGAGTTCAAAAGGGAAGTCTGCCTGTGCTATTTACTTGAACCCAGCTTTAAAAGACTTATACTGGCATGGACTTTTGTTTAAATAAACTTTCACTTTTGGTATTTATTTGTTTGAGTAATTATACTTAAATCTCTTTTGCTTAAAGCATGTTCATCTGTGTAAAAAGACAAAGTTCATTTAATGCTTTGTATTCATTCCAAAGAAGTATAAATGATGTCTTAAAATTGCTTTGGCATTTTCATTACCGGCTTTAACTCTGATCTCCAGCTGCAAATGAAAATACTTACCCCCAGTAAAGACTAACACCCAAGTCTGaacaatattttttattaaagCAGAAAGTACCTCAGCCAAATGCAACATGAAGTTCACCCTGTATTCAAGACCTTTACACTGTAAAGCCTAAAAGAACTGTTAGAACTGTACTCCATCCTGCATTTAAAAATCTGTTGAATAGAAAGAACCAAACTCAGTTATGCTGAAAAAGCCTTTTTCTTTTTGCGAGGTGGTTTCTTTATCTTATTGGGATTTGGGACAAGTTTCTTGATTTTCAAAGGCTGCAAAATTACATGTGAAAGATCAGGCTGACTGCTTTCCGTATGCTTCCGCTTCTGACTTGTGAGCTTATCCCCCAGCACCTCTGCAAGCTCTTCGGGTTCCAGGCTTCCTGAGGAATCTGTGTCTGCATAAGCCACGGATTCTTCAGTTCTGTACTGAAACCACGGCACTTCCAAGGCCGGTATCTTCGGGATTATGGCTGCTACAGCCTCGGTGAACGTGTCCGAGTGCTTTCTGAAGCCGAGCGCCAGGATGGAGGTCAGGCCCAGGAGGGGCGCGAGGGTCTCGCTGAGGCGCGGCACCTGCCCCGCCGGCGTGGCGCGGCTGGCGCTCAGCTCCACCAGGTGCGACGTGAGCATCGCGGGCTTGGCAGACTTGCACACCAGCAAGAGGAGAAGTTCGTTTTTTTCCAATGCTTTTGTAACTTCGTTAACTCCAATAGCAAGCTGTCTTCTGATACTTATGTCAGTCCATCCTGATTTCTGTGGGTGGCTTTCTGCTTCCTCTTTAGGGAAATCATTGGTGCCGGCATCACACTTTCTTTCCGTTTGTCTTTTTGTGAGGGAACGTTTTTTCTTTCTTGGACTCTCAATCTTTTTAAGTCCAATATGTTTAATCCTTTCTTCTAAGGTCTCTAGTATAAAATGCATATCTTCTCCATCGATGGTTTTCCATTGGAAAACAAAGGGGTTATCTAAACACGTTTTTACAGTGGTTTTCTTTGCTTTCCGAAGTGTTGCCGTGCCTGGCTGAATTACAGACATCCTGAGGTGGTTGATCCTGTGTTTTGTCACCCTaggaagaaagagcaagacaTTACTTCAAATACTGTACTGTCTGCTGTGGACATTGTTACCAGAAGCTTCTGGGAATGCAGAAGAGAAACACTGCATGTCAGTGATACTGGCATCTATCAACCTCACGGCACCAATCCTTCACACATCTTCCACAACGCAGGTGTggacttgggttttttttattaaataaaaaaagcTGGACCGGACAGTATGGCAACAGCAGTGACAAAAGACCCCTCTAAAGCTGAACAAAAGCAGCTGGAGGTATTACAGATGTAAAAAAACCACAAGTCCAACCAAGCAACAAACTATCCCCAGAATCACAGGTTGAAGGACCACTCCATTTTCAATGTTGCACAGCTGCATTGCCCCCCCATGACATGGGAGGGGGGGGGAAATGGCAAAAAATCACAACatgaaacaacaacaataattcCTGAATTATTTAGGAATTTTATAAATCTGATTTTTTAATCTTCAGTCCATGCCTTTGTGTTTCCCTGTATTTGGAAGGTATGATAAAAATTTGCAGACTCTTTAACAGTTTATGCTTTCAGGGAAGGAAGGCAATCCCCTACATGCCCCCAAAAGTTCAGAAGGGGTCTTTTGTGCTACCTGGACAATGCCTTCAGGGGTGAGAAAAACTGAACAGGAGTGGAGAAAGTGTAATTGTTCTTGCTCTGATTGATCTACTCCAGAGTAGCAGTAAAGGCATGAGGTCAAGCCTGATGGCAGTCCCTGGTAAATTGCAAAGCCCCCAAttccaaaatacaaaaaaaaccaccGGAGCACTCCTGAGTACTCTCAGAATAATCGATGAAATGCCCTGGGCCACCTCAGTGATTGTCCATCCAATCCAGTTATCTGCTTCCAACACTGGAAACTGGAGAAACCAGCTGGGGAGGACAGGGCTGGCATTCCCCTCAGCTCCCAAGCACCCAGAATGATTGCATCTGGGATGTAAGGATAAAGATGTGCCGACTTAACCTATTAGTCCTTCATGGAGCTATCAATTCATGCAGTTATCCCTTTTGCTTACCATCACAGTAGCAACAACCAAAAAGTGAACACAACTAAAAAATCGAAATGACCACAAGAATTCTTACATGTGACTGAGGATGGAAGCTtgtatttgttttttttaaaaatgagctCCCGGTTATCGCTTTTAAAAGCTTTCAATTAGGGATGCTCTGATGACCTTTGACAAGCCAAATCAGCAagagacacaaaagaagaaaacCATGGAACATGTTCACAGTTCAAAGACgacatttttcttttcaaaatgagCGCTCCTGAGGAAAACAAGCGTGCAGGAGTAAGGAAAGAGAGCAACAAGTGAACAAACGAACACGGCTCCTCCACCTCGCACCGCGGCCGCGACCCCCTCGCTTCCGGCGGAAGGGAGATGGCAGAGACGCCGCCCGCTCCGCCAGGAACCTCGGCAGCGCTTCCGCCGCAGGGCGCTCCGGGGCTCCTCCAGCTCCCGGCAACAGCGAAACGCGGGCTAAGCACGGCCCCGCACAACGCCGGCTCCCTGTGGGGCGGGGGCTCCGCCGAGACCGCAGCACCCTCTCCCCGGACCGCCGCCCCTCAGCCCGCCAAGCACTGCGGGCCGGCCCGGGGAGCGGAGCGGCCTCCGGCTGCCCGACCGCGGGGCCCAGACCACAGCTGCCCCGCGCCCGCCGGCGCAAAGCCGCCCTTACCTCGGCCTTCCCGCGCTCCAGGAACACGCCGCGGGACGCGACctggccccgctccgccccggtCCCGCTCCGCCCCCGGCCGTGGCGGGGGAGTCTCTCCGCGGCGGGGCGGTGTCCGGAGCGCGccgagcaggaggagctggggcggTGCTGTGGCGGCTCCCGCTGTGGCGGCTCTCGGCGGGCGGGCGGTGCCCGCGCTGCGCTCAAGGCCGCATGCCCAAGCGGCTGTAGCGTTAGTGTACGGCAGCCATAAAGCGCTGGTGCCCGCGGCCTGCCCTTGGCGCTTCTCACCGTAGGCTCACTACTGGCGCTCCTAGGGCTCGAGCTCTCCCGAACACCGGCGTATAGGCGATGGCAGACCTGCTTAGTCCCATGTCAGCTAGCGCACTCAGGGCCGGGTCACCAGCTGCTTCACAGGGGCCTCACAGCCCCAGGACAGTTCCTCGCTGCGGTGCAGGGCGCGCCGTGCCGTGCACGGACATTGTGTGCTGTGACCAAGGTGACAGGCGAGGACTGGTTCTATTCGCGTTACCCGCAATCTGCCCGCAGCCTTTAACAGATCTTCACAAGTGCGTTCATTTTCCACATTCACTGCAGTGCACAGCGTGGTTAAGCACAGCTCTTTGGCCCTGAAAGAGCAGAGCTTCTTTGCTAGGGCACTGAAATGTTTCACGTTTTTATTTTTATCTCCTATTTACTTACATTTACTTGGATTGTTTCCTTGTTAATTCCTGATTTAATTTAACCTGGACTTGTTTCCCCTCAAATTACTTTTTTGGCATGGTTTTGTGGAAGTTAGTGAGTTAAAAAATGCAGAAGTACCTACCATAGATCAAACTATGCTTAGGAAATTATGTACATGTGAAAaaagccaatcacttgttttttttaaattttaaaagtttaatagtaataaaatggttataaaatagtaatacagttagagcaataataatttggacagtttgaattaggacaatataagACAATAGAaccaaagagttacagacgtccgggtacctttttctgggcagcacgagcctgaaaaaggacacacgttaacaaaggattaacccttaaaaacaatagtttgttgcatattcatacacttcatacatgatgcataaattccattcaaacacaggattctgtctggtcgtgtcaacttcttcctctgaatcctgacagcgccttcgaggcaggaagaagttcttttcttctgataagaaggcaataaattctttttctctgaaagatttaggtgtcctgtggctgctgtctcactgcaagtgttttcttttaaaaaagtattctacatagcatcgtttctattttaacattttttataacctaaaactatatttaacacactacttaagagaatcaatacagcattactttctaacacaacacatatagtACTCACTTTAACATTTGCCAAAGCCAATCGTagaatacgcatttttcacatacATAAGTGTATAGAGGCATGAATATAAATAATTCATTGATACAAgagagatggatttttttttcttcagtggtTACACTTGTGGGGTAGTTTATCAattgatttaatatttttattctatACTTAGTAGACCAAATTGAAAATCAGCTTTCACAGTGTATTTTGTGTGTGTAGCCACTTGCGTGAGGCATCCTTGAGATGACCCTCGTGTtttcagagctgcagctgaaggg
The sequence above is drawn from the Melospiza melodia melodia isolate bMelMel2 chromosome 1, bMelMel2.pri, whole genome shotgun sequence genome and encodes:
- the RPP38 gene encoding LOW QUALITY PROTEIN: ribonuclease P protein subunit p38 (The sequence of the model RefSeq protein was modified relative to this genomic sequence to represent the inferred CDS: inserted 2 bases in 1 codon; deleted 2 bases in 1 codon; substituted 1 base at 1 genomic stop codon) yields the protein MRPXAQRGHRPPAESRHSGSRHSTASSSCSARSGHRPAAERLPRHGRGRSGTXGRSGARSRPAACSWSAGRPRVTKHRINHLRMSVIQPGTATLRKAKKTTVKTCLDNPFVFQWKTIDGEDMHFILETLEERIKHIGLKKIESPRKKKRSLTKRQTERKCDAGTNDFPKEEAESHPQKSGWTDISIRRQLAIGVNEVTKALEKNELLLLLVCKSAKPAMLTSHLVELSASRATPAGQVPRLSETLAPLLGLTSILALGFRKHSDTFTEAVAAIIPKIPALEVPWFQYRTEESVAYADTDSSGSLEPEELAEVLGDKLTSQKRKHTESSQPDLSHVILQPLKIKKLVPNPNKIKKPPRKKKKAFSA